The proteins below come from a single Zea mays cultivar B73 chromosome 8, Zm-B73-REFERENCE-NAM-5.0, whole genome shotgun sequence genomic window:
- the LOC103635157 gene encoding uncharacterized protein, whose protein sequence is MQQLMPIGLRGLLPDDITAVIFELSAYFRGICSKVLHVNELDHMEKSIGITPCKMEMIFPPGFFTVMVHLVVHLATECKLGGPVNYRWMYFIERYLGKLKSYVRNKAYPEASIANSFLADECMVFCSRYIEGFATKHNKPSRNDDSLDHTQSKMVGQDSSLFPSVGKSLGKPANFELSHLEKLQAHRYVLYNCDVVNPYLKEHASNLKRKRRDRRLTPKDIEQIHNKEFLEWFRQHILHLEEKNGSDSINEDIRWLARGPLEFARRHRAYNICGFRFRAKRILDIIEIDYYGRFSVR, encoded by the exons ATGCAGCAGCTCATGCCTATTGGTTTGAGGGGTCTTCTTCCAGATGATATCACAGCTGTAATATTTGAGTTGTCTGCTTATTTTCGAGGGATATGTTCTAAAGTGCTTCATGTTAACGAGTTGGACCATATGGAAAAATCAATTGGGATTACTCCATGCAAAATGGAGATGATCTTTCCACCAGGGTTTTTCACGGTTATGGTTCATTTAGTAGTCCATCTAGCAACTGAATGTAAGCTTGGTGGACCAGTTAACTATAGATGGATGTATTTTATTGAGAG GTACCTAGGAAAATTGAAATCATATGTTCGGAACAAAGCATATCCAGAAGCTTCAATAGCAAATTCATTCTTGGCAGATGAGTGTATGGTGTTTTGTTCTAGGTACATAGAAGGTTTCGCTACCAAGCATAATAAACCATCAAGGAACGATGATAGTTTGGACCATACCCAATCGAAGATGGTTGGACAAGATTCATCTTTATTCCCTTCAGTAGGGAAATCATTGGGAAAACCAGCCAATTTTGAATTAAGTCATCTAGAGAAATTGCAAGCGCATAGATATGTGTTGTACAATTGTGATGTTGTTAATCCATATCTAAA GGAACATGCTTCTAATCTGAAACGAAAGAGACGCGACCGTCGCCTAACTCCTAAAGATATTGAGCAGATACATAATAAAGAATTTCTAGAATGGTTTAGACAACAT ATCTTGCATTTAGAAGAAAAAAATGGATCCGACAGCATTAACGAAGACATTAGATGGTTGGCACGAGGTCCATTGGAGTTTGCAAGAAGACATAGAGCATATAACATATGTGGGTTCAGATTTAGGGCCAAAAG GATTCTTGATATCATAGAGATCGATTATTATGGAAGATTTTCAGTG AGGTGA